A region from the Sandaracinus amylolyticus genome encodes:
- the glmS gene encoding glutamine--fructose-6-phosphate transaminase (isomerizing) has product MCGIVGYVGDDDTAPILLDGLRRLEYRGYDSAGVAIHSSGEIKIARAVGKLRNLEKALEEKPLAGTTGIGHTRWATHGRPTEVNAHPHQSGPIALVHNGIIENHLSLRTRLVERGAKIVSDTDTEIAAHLVHEKLRENGKGLEDAVRSALREIHGAYALAVLSKDEPGRIVVAKASSPLVIGIADDASYAGSDIPALLPYTRKMIFLEDGDMAVLEKGSVRITRLDGTVVERAIKVIDWSPVMAEKAGFKHFMLKEIHEQPRAIEDTLRGRLDREHGDVHGHEIGLSDDDARSIKRVFLLACGTSHHAAMTGRYYLESIARIPTSVELASEFRGREPMIGEGDLVVAVSQSGETIDTLIAAREAKERGAKILAIANVIGSAIPRMADAAFYTHAGPEIGVASTKCFSTQLANLMMLSIWLGKRRGSLDEAKARELVEAMARLPLLMRDVITGTRQLVCNLAKRYRDARDVLFLGRGLNYPIALEAALKLKEISYVHAEGYAAGEMKHGPIALIDSAVPVFVLMPKDRWYERTHGNLQEAKAREGQVIAIATEGDESAHSLSQDVIEVPDVPEAITPFLTVLPMQLYSYYVADFKGTDVDQPRNLAKTVTVE; this is encoded by the coding sequence ATGTGCGGCATCGTGGGTTACGTCGGTGACGACGACACGGCTCCCATTCTCCTCGACGGCCTGCGCCGTCTCGAATACCGCGGCTACGACTCGGCCGGCGTCGCGATCCACAGCAGCGGCGAGATCAAGATCGCGCGCGCGGTCGGAAAGCTGCGCAACCTCGAGAAAGCGCTCGAGGAGAAGCCGCTCGCGGGCACGACGGGCATCGGTCACACGCGCTGGGCGACGCATGGGCGCCCGACGGAGGTGAACGCGCACCCGCACCAGTCGGGCCCGATCGCGCTCGTGCACAACGGCATCATCGAGAACCACCTCTCGCTGCGCACGCGCCTGGTCGAGCGCGGCGCGAAGATCGTCAGCGACACCGACACCGAGATCGCCGCGCACCTCGTGCACGAGAAGCTGCGCGAGAACGGCAAGGGGCTCGAGGACGCGGTGCGCAGCGCGCTCCGCGAGATCCACGGCGCGTACGCGCTCGCGGTGCTCAGCAAGGACGAGCCGGGGCGCATCGTCGTCGCGAAGGCGAGCTCGCCGCTCGTGATCGGCATCGCGGACGACGCGAGCTATGCGGGCAGCGACATTCCCGCGCTCCTGCCCTACACGCGCAAGATGATCTTCCTCGAGGACGGCGACATGGCCGTGCTCGAGAAGGGCTCGGTCCGCATCACGCGCCTCGACGGCACCGTCGTCGAGCGCGCCATCAAGGTGATCGACTGGTCGCCCGTGATGGCCGAGAAGGCGGGCTTCAAGCACTTCATGCTCAAGGAGATCCACGAGCAGCCGCGCGCCATCGAGGACACGCTGCGCGGCCGCCTGGATCGCGAGCACGGCGACGTGCACGGCCACGAGATCGGCCTGAGCGACGACGATGCGCGCAGCATCAAGCGCGTGTTCCTGCTCGCGTGCGGCACGAGCCACCACGCGGCGATGACGGGTCGCTATTACCTCGAGTCGATCGCGCGCATCCCGACCTCGGTCGAGCTCGCGAGCGAGTTCCGCGGCCGCGAGCCGATGATCGGCGAGGGCGATCTCGTCGTCGCGGTGAGCCAGAGCGGCGAGACGATCGACACGCTGATCGCGGCGCGCGAGGCGAAGGAGCGCGGCGCGAAGATCCTCGCGATCGCGAACGTGATCGGCAGCGCGATCCCGCGCATGGCGGACGCCGCGTTCTACACGCACGCGGGCCCGGAGATCGGCGTCGCGTCGACGAAGTGCTTCTCGACGCAGCTCGCGAACCTGATGATGCTCTCGATCTGGCTCGGCAAGCGCCGCGGCTCGCTCGACGAGGCGAAGGCGCGTGAGCTGGTCGAGGCGATGGCGCGCCTGCCGCTGCTGATGCGCGACGTCATCACCGGCACGCGCCAGCTCGTGTGCAACCTCGCGAAGCGCTATCGCGACGCGCGCGACGTGCTCTTCCTCGGCCGCGGCCTCAACTACCCGATCGCGCTCGAGGCCGCGCTCAAGCTGAAGGAGATCTCGTACGTGCACGCCGAGGGGTACGCGGCGGGCGAGATGAAGCACGGCCCGATCGCGCTGATCGACAGCGCGGTGCCGGTGTTCGTGCTGATGCCGAAGGATCGCTGGTACGAGCGCACCCACGGCAACCTGCAGGAAGCGAAGGCGCGCGAGGGTCAGGTCATCGCGATCGCGACCGAGGGCGACGAGTCGGCG